The window CGGAGTGCTGGTGTTTCCCGGCGCGCCGGTGATCGGGGCGATTCCGGCCAGCTTTCCCATGCCGGGGCTCCCCAGCCTCCATCTTGATGCCGTGAAAATTGTCATCGGGCAAGCCATCGTGCTGGCGGTGCTTGGCAGCATCGACAGTCTGCTGACCTCGCTGGTCTGCGACAACATGACCCGCACGCGCCACGACTCCAACCGCGAATTGATCGGACAGGGAATCGGCAATGCCGTGGCAGGCCTGTTTGGAGGACTGCCGGGCGCCGGGGCCACGATGCGATCCGTCACGAACATCCGCAGCGGCGGCCGGACGCCTCTCTCGGGATCGCTCCATGCCGTGGTGCTGCTGGCGGTGCTGCTGGGGATGGGGCCGCTGGCCGGGCGTATTCCGCTGGCGGTGCTGGCGGGGATTCTGGTCAAGGTGGGTGTCGATATCATCGACTGGCGTTTGCTGAAACATGTGCTCCAAGCCCCGCGAGCGGATGTGATGATCATGGCGGTGGTGTGCGCCATGACCGTGCTCGCGGACCTGATAATGGCTGTGGCGGTCGGGCTGGTGCTGGCGAGTCTGTTGTTCGTCAAGCGGATGGCGGATCTTGAATTGATGAATCTGCGGGTCATCACGGACTCGGCCGCCGAATCTCCGCTCAGCGAGGAAGAGGCCCTGGTGCTCGGGCGCCACGAGGGCCGGATTATCCTCATTCACATCGACGGCCCGATGAGCTTTGGGTCGGCGAAAGACATGGTTCGGCGGCTTGAAGGCGTGGCGCGCTGGAGCAGTTTTAGAGCGGTGGTGTTGGATCTGTCGGCCGTGCCGGCCATCGACGGGACGGCTGCTCTGGCGGTTGAGGATATGATCCACTTGGCCCGGGCGCATGGCCAGCACCTTGTCCTGGTCGGGATGCAGCCGTCCGTGACCAAGGTGCTGGAGGGCTTGGGGGTTCTGCGCCTCGTCCCGCCGGATCACCACCATGCCCGCCGGATTGAGGCGCTTCATCATGCGGCCAGGCTGGCGGACTCGACCGTCTCCGCTGATCGGGCTGTCGAATAATTAAGCCGCCGCCCGCCTCCCCCGACGCCGGGGACGTGCGTCGTTACGCAGGGGGCGGTAGCGAGGTTTGTCCGCTAATGAGGCAGATCATGATGCAGCCGTCTGTTCGATCGACCGCCCACAGTAAACTCTGGTGGAGCCTTGCCCTGGCTTGTGCTGTGCTCGGCGGTTGCGCGGGGATCGAATCGCGCCGGGAGGTGCAGACGGTCGCGGCCGTCGATCTGAGCCGGTATGCCGGGACCTGGTATGAGATTGCACGGCTGCCGATGTGGTTTCAACGGCACTGCATCGATTCCAAGGCGATCTACACGCTTCGTTCCGATGGCACCGTCGGCGTGCACAATGAATGTGTGACCGATGCGGGTGAGCGGGATCAGATCGAGGGCGTGGCGGCGGTCGTGGATGCGAGGACGAACGCCAAGCTGAACGTCCAGTTCGACAATTGGTTCGCGCGGCTCTTTGGCTCATCCCGCGAGGGGAACTATTGGATTCTCGATCTCGATGCCGAGTACCGCACGGCGCTGGTGGGGACGCCGGATCGCCGGTATCTCTGGATCCTTTCGCGGACGCCGCAGCTGGAGGAGCCGGTCTACAGACGGCTGGTCGAGCTGAGCCGCGGCTTCGGCTATCGCACAGACGGCCTCGTCCGCGACCGGCGGCCCTGATCAGCGGCGGTCGAATTCCTGCTCCAAAAGGCCGTAGAGCTCGACGTCGACGGACTGGCCGAAGCGCACATAGTGCTCGCGCAGCCGGCCCTCATACCGCATCCCGGCTTTCTGCAGCACTCGCCCTGATGCCGGATTGTTCAGGAAATGCGGAGCGTAGATCCTGTGCAGGTGCAACTGTTGGAATCCGTAGGCCAGCAGGGCTTGTACCGCTTCGGTGCCGTAGCCGCGATTCCAATAGGGCTGGCCGAGCCAATAGCTCATCCGGGCATGCCGGTGCGCGGCGGCGATGTCCAGCCCGATGGACCCGATTACACGATCTTCCGCCTGCAAGACGATGGCAAAGTTGACGAGCGTGCCGGCTTCCTCGTCGCGCCGCAGGCTGGCGATCCATCGTTCGGCTTCGCCCTCGGGATACGGGTGGGGGATGACGAGCGTCCCCTTGGCGACGTCGTAGCTGCCGGCCAGGCGCTGCACGTCCGGGGCGTCGCCCATCCCAAAGGGCCGGAGCAGGAGCCGATCTGTGCGAACCATGGGGGCTGGCGCCATAGGGGCGATGAAACCACAGCAGAGGCCGGTTTGACAAACATGGCCTGTGGGCGGAAGAAGTTGCGAGATTGATTGACCCGGTCTTTCCATCTCGATAGGCTTTGATCGATGGACGAGGCGTTGGCCGTTGACCCTCTTATCAAGCAGGAACGCATGATTCTTGTCACTGGCGGTGCGGGCTATATCGGGTCACATACCTGTGTGGAGCTCTTGAACGCGGGCCATGCGGTCACCGTGTTCGACAATTTCTGCAACAGCCATCCCGAAGCGCTGGCGCGAGTCGAGCGCATCACCGGGACATCACTGCGGCTGGTCCGGGGCGACATTCGCGATCGTGCGGCATTGGTGGCGGCCTTGCGCGAGAGCGGGGCCCAGGCGGTGATCCACTTTGCCGGTCTCAAGGCGGTGGGAGAATCCGTCGAACAGCCGCTGGCCTACTACGACAACAATGTGGTCGGTACCCTGCGGTTGCTGGAAGCGATGGGTGAGTGCGGGGTGAAGACGCTGGTGTTCAGTTCGTCCGCTACGGTGTATGGCGATCCGCAGCGGCTGCCGCTGACGGAGGACCATCCGCTCTCCGCGACCAATCCCTACGGGCGCTCGAAGCTGATGATCGAGGAGATGCTGCGCGATCTGCACCGGAGCGATCCGTCATGGCGGCTCGGCATTCTCCGCTATTTCAATCCGGTGGGGGCTCATGCCAGCGGATTGATCGGGGAAGATCCGCAGGGCATCCCGAACAATCTGCTGCCGTTTGTGGCGCAGGTGGCGGTGGGGCGGCGCGAGTGTCTCAATGTGTGGGGCAACGATTACCCGACGCAAGACGGGACCGGGGTGCGGGACTATATCCATGTGGTGGACCTGGCGCTCGGCCACATCAAGGCGCTTGACGCGCTGGCTCGTGGCAAGGGAGCCGACACGTTGCTGACGGTGAACCTCGGCACGGGCACGGGTTACAGCGTGCTGGACATTGTGAAGGCCTTTGAAACGGCCAGCGGGCGACCGGTGCCGTACAAGATCGCCGCCCGGCGCCCCGGAGACATCGCCGCCTGCTACGCGGATCCTAAGAAGGCCTTCGACATCCTGGGATGGCGCGCAGAACGCGGGCTGGCCGCCATGTGCGCCGACGCCTGGCGCTGGCAGAGCATGAATCCCGGCGGGTACAAGTAGACGCGTGAATTCTCACGTGCGCTTCTTCTCGTGCCTATCTCCGGCTTTCCCCGACCGGATTGTTTTCTCTCCTGGGCGAAGACCAGTTTCAAGACGTTTTCGTGGTGGGCGGGGGCTGGCTATCGGCTGTGGCGACTCTGTAAAATGGTGACGCGTGAGGGATGCATGATTCAGACGGCCATGAATATTGCGGACCATCGGCAGTGCCAAGCCCTGTCGATGTGCTTTCGCGGCAAGCTCTGCGACCAGCTCATGAGCCGGCCTGGACGGCCGGTGTCCAAGGGCGAACTTGTCTATGGGCTCGGCGATGCGGCGCAAAGTGTCTTCTTCCTCCGGCAGGGTCTGGTGAAACTCACCTCCTTGAACGAAGATGGGCGCGAGCTCATTTTGCGCCTGCACCAGGCGGGGGATGTGTTTGGCGAGTTGTGTCATTGCACCGGCGAGCGTCGCGAACAGGCGGTGGCGATGGAAGACGGTGAAGTCGTTGAGTTGAGCTTCGACGAATTTGTGTCCCATCTGCAAGGCAATCGTCCGGCGTTTCTGCTCTTCCTCTCCAATGTGGCACAGCAACTGTCGTCGGCGTATGAACAGATTCAGACCTTGTCGTTCAGCAGCACGATGGAGCGGTTGGTGCGCACGTTGAACCGGCTGGCCGATGAATTTGGTGAGCCGGAGGGCGAGTGGACCAGACTCACCCACTATTTCCGCCAGGATGATCTGGCGCAGATGATTGGCGCGCGCCGTGAGGTTGTCTCGACGCTTTTGAATCAGCTGCGCGAGCAGGGCCTCGTCACCTATGCGCGCAAGGATGGGCTGCTCTTGCATCGCCCTGCCATCGAACGGTACCTGCTGTCTTCGGAAAAAGCCTCTGTCAGTTTGAAAGATTCCAGCTTTTAGATCGTTCCTGTCGTCAGTGTTATCCCGCTAACTTACAGCGCCGCTTCCATTCGCTATGCTTGCCCATCGCTGCTCCGCCTGGCTATGACCGGTGTCGGTTGGTTCGGCCAGGTGTGGAGGTTGTCACATGGTCCATCTTGAACAAAGGAGTGTGTCTCATGCGTCATTCATTGTATGCCTTGTCTCTCGCCGTGCTGCTGTTGTCCCCGGTGGCGTGTGCGCATAGTGCGTCCTCGCCTGCTGCTGCAGGGGCTCAGGCCAACCCGGTCAAGGTAGCGGAAACCAAAGCGGCGCTTCGGGATCTCTGGCTAGGCCATGTCTTGTCTATTCGCAATGTGGCGGTCGCGACGATGGATAAGAATGCGTCCGCGCGCGAGGCGGCTGAAAAAGGCGTGGTCGCGAATGCTCAACAGATCGCGGGGTCTATCGAGCCGTTCTACGGCAAGTCAGCGTCCGACAAGCTGTTCACCCTGCTGGCCGGACACTATGGCGCGATTCGCGATCACTTGGATGCGACGGTTGCGGGCAATTCGGCGCAGCAGGAGGCCGCTGTTAAGCAGCTCACTGCGAACGCCATGGAAATCTCAACCTTCCTGAGCGGCGCGAATCCGAACTGGCCCAAGGATGCCGTCATGGGATTGCTCACGGCTCATGCGGCTCATCACCTTCAACAGTTTCAACAGCTGAAAGATGGAGATTATGTGCACGAGGGTGAAACCTGGACAGGCATGAAGTCGCATATCTATGTGGTGGCGGATACCCTGGCCATGGGATTGGCCGCGCAGTTTCCAAACAAGTTCTAGCGACGTCACGAAGCAAGAGGCCGGTCTCTTGCCGCCAGGGGCGAATGAACCGCCCCTGGCGTCTCAGGTGAGAGGCTGGAGCTCACAACTCAATGCGTTCGTATGTAGGGGCGGCCAGGTCCTGTAGGCGCAGATCCCACTCAATGAGGAAGATCGTGGAGCGGACCGCGCTCATGGAGAGCAGCCGCCGGCCGTTTTTCGCCACGACGCTTTCCGCTTTGGTGAAATCCAGCGTGATATCCGGTCCGGTCCGGTTGCACACGAGCAAGGGAAGGCCGGTGTCTTTGGTGCGGTGTTCCCATTCGCCGTTGGGGCCGTGGAGTCCCGGCGCCCAGGCGGCGGCGGAGACCAGGAGGCCGGCCCCCTGCCGTCGGAGGTTCTCGGCGATCCCCGGCGAATAGGCATCGGCGCAAATGAGGAGGCCTACACGCTCCAGCGGCGGTGCCATGACGGGGATCGCTTCAAGGCCTGGCGTTGACCAGGCTTCCGACCCCACCCGCAGGGCGTTGATCTTCCGATGGGCCCCGGTAATGGCTCCGTCAGGCGTGATGACGAACAGGGAGTTGTGCAGTTGGTTCGTTTGCCGGTCGCGCTCCGGATGGGACAGGAAGAGTGTGAGCCGCCAGTGCGCCGCCAGCCGGCAGATGTGCGTCATCCAGGGATCCGGCTGGGGTTCGATCCACTCGACTCCGATCTGATCGGCGAACGTGTAGCCGCAGACCGCGAGTTCCGGCGTGAGGATCCAGGTGGCACCGGCTTGCGCGGCGGCCGTGATGGCGGCTTCGATGAGCCGGCGGTTATGGGCAATCTGGCCGGGGAGCGGGGCCAGGTGCAGAAAGGCGATGCGGAGAGCCGTTCGGGACATCATGGTCTCGCGGGCGTCAAGGGGAACCCTGCCGGGCGGCATCATACAAGGTCTTTCCCGGCAGTGCGAGCGATCGGACGCATAAGCCTTCTCCTGTGGACGATGCCGCCTCGCCTGGCGCAGTCACCCTCTTGGTGTGGTATATTGCCCACCCACTATGACTACCGACGCGACACTTCACGGTGAACTGGCTGCTGCGACCGCGCAACGGCGGACCTTTGCCATTATCAGCCATCCGGATGCGGGAAAAACCACGCTGACGGAAAAACTGCTGCTCTATTCCGGCATGATTCGCACGGCGGGCATGGTCCGCGGGCGCAAGGGCGGCAAGGTGGCCGCCTCGGATTGGATGGGCATGGAACAGGAGCGCGGAATTTCGATCACCGCCTCGGCCATGCAATTCAACTATAAGAACGCCGTCATCAACCTGCTCGATACGCCCGGACACCAGGATTTCTCCGAAGACACCTATCGCACACTGACGGCGGCGGACAGCGCCATCATGGTGATCGACGCGGCCAAAGGCGTGGAAACGCAGACCCGCAAGCTGTTTGCGGTCTGCCGCCTGCGCCGCATTCCCGTGCTGACGCTGATCAATAAAATGGACTTGCCGGGGCGGCCGCCGCTCGATCTGATGACCGAAGTCGAGCAGGCCTTGAGCATTCATGCCAGCGCAATCAACTGGCCGATCGGATCGGGCAGCGAGTTTGCCGGGATTGTGAACCGCAGCGACAACCGGGTGCAGCTGTTCAGCCGCACGGCGCCTGGCGGGGCGACGAAGGTGACGGTGGACACCCTGATGCTGGACGAACTGGCACGGAGCGGGCGCGTGTCCGATGACGTGATGGCGCAGGTGCAGCACGACTTGGAATTGATCGAGATCGCCGGCAATCCCTTCTCGCGCGAGCAGTTCCTGCAAGGCGACGTCACGCCGGTGTTTTTTGCGTCCGCCCTCACGAATTTCGGCATCGAGAGTTTCCTGGACGCCTTTGTGGACCTGGCGCCCTCGCCAAGCGCCCGCCTGGCTGACCGGGATGACGGCACGGAAGTGTTGGTGGATCCGATCGACACCCCGTTCAGCGCCTATGTCTTCAAATTGCAGGCGAACATGAATCCCAAACACCGGGACAGCACGGCGTTTCTGCGGGTCTGTTCCGGACGGTTCGAGCGCGACATGGTGGTGAAGCACCACCGCTTGAACCGCGAGGTGCGCCTCTCGCGCCCCCATAGCATGGTGGCGCAAACCAGGAGCACGGTGGAAGAAGCCTACCCCGGCGATATCATCGGCATCATCAATCCCGGTCTCTTTGCGATCGGCGATACGATTTCCGTGGGAGGCGGGTTCAACTTCAAGCCTCTGCCGCAATTTCAGCCGGAGATTTTCGCCCGCATCCGCCCCAGCGATGTGGGGAAGCGGAAGTCGTTCGACAAGGGGATGGAGCAGATGGCGCAGGAGGGGACGGTGCAGATTCTCCGGAGCCTCAACGACCTGGAGTCCTTGGTGGCGGCGGTCGGGCGGCTGCAGTTCGAGGTCTTGCAATACCGGCTGCGTGAAGAATACCGGGTTGAGACGGTGCTCGATGTCCTGTCGTATTCCTGCAGCGCCTGGCTCGAAGGCGATGCGAACACCTTCAAGCTCCCATCCAATTCCATGATCGTGAAGGATCACCGCGGCCGTATCGTGGTCCTGTTCGCCGATCAGGTCATGAAGAACATCGCCCGAGACCGCAACCCCGGTCATGTTTTAAAAGATATGGGCTAGGAGCCGGAGGGGGAGCGTATGGCGTATCGCCGATGGCTGGTGCTGGCTGCGGGGGGACTTCTCTGCCTGGTGCCGCCGCATGCCTGGGCGAATCCGGCGCAGGAGCGGCTGGCGGCCATGTCGGAGGTGGACCGGAGCGAGGCGCTCGCGATCTTCGTGGAGAGCAGCGGTCAGGTCTGCCGAGCGGTGGCCCGGACGTTCTTTCAGGGCGAGGATGAGAAGGGGAACGTGTTCTGGAATGTGGAATGCTCGGGCGGCCAATCGTATGTGGTGCAGATCAAGAACGATCTGAACGGCTCCACACGCGTGCTGACCTGCCGCCGGCTGGAAGCGGCTTCCGGAGGGCGTTGTTTTACGAAGTTGGAATAGTCTGATGACAGGCTGCATAGTCGATGGCGTCTCGTTGCGGCACGGATTGAGTGTATCCACATCATAGGGTGTCGGGATGAGCCAGCCGGAATATGTCTTCACCTCGGCCGGGGATCAGCGTGAAATTGAGCGGCTCCAGGCGATCGAACGGGAGTGCGATCCCGCGAGCCGCAGACGGTTGGGCACAGCCGGCCTGACGACCGGGTGGCGCTGTCTTGAAGTGGGGCCTGGTGCCGGCTCGGTGATGCGCTGGATGGCCGACAAGGTCGGCCCATCCGGACGGGTCTGCGCGGTCGATCTCTCGACGAAATTTCTTCCCGCTCAGCTTCCGGCGCATGTCGAAATCCGCCAGGCGGATATACGAACGGTGCCGTTACCCGCGGCCTCGTTTGATCTTGTTCACGCGCGCTATGTGCTGATCCATTTGCCGGATTTCGAGGTGGCGCTCTCGGCGATGCTGGCGGCGCTCAAGCCGGGCGGCTGGTTGGTGCTGGAGGAGCCGGATTTCTCCTCCTCCCGCGGCATCGCCGGCGAGGCCGCGCAATTGGCGTCGGTCCGGCGGATCAATCAGGCGATCCAATCTATGTACGAGACTCGAGGCATGGATGCCGCCTTGGGGCTGAAGCTCCTGTCTCTGCTCCAAGTGCGGGGGCTGCATGATCTTGCGATGGAGTTCGATGCGCCATGGTCTCCCGGCGGGTCCGAGATGGCGAGGCTGATGGCGATGTCCGCCGCGCAGCTTCGCGACAAGTATCTGGCGACCGGGTTGGTGACGGAGTCGGATGTGGAGGACTACGGCCGTTTCACCGAAGACCCGCGCAGCCGCGCGATCTATTATGCGACGGTGGCGGTGATGGGCCGCAAGAGATCCGAGTGAGTAGGTGGTGATGGAGACCCCTGTTCTGGTGCTCCCCGGCTTCGGCAATTCCGGGTCCGGACATTGGCAAACCCTCTGGGAGGCCCGCCATCCTGCGTGGCGGCGGGTCGAGCTCGGCCGGTGGGATGCGCCGGTGTGCGGCGAATGGGTTCGTGTGTTGGACGAAGCCGTCCGGGATTGTGCGGCTCCGCCGCTCCTCGTGGCGCACAGCCTGGCCTGTTTGCTCGTGGCCCATTGGGCGACACAGTCCACTGCCGAGGTTCGCGGCGCGTTCCTGGTGGCGATTCCCGAACCGGGCAACCCCAGTTTCCCGCCCACGGCCGTGGGATTCACGCCGGTGCCGATGCAGCAACTCCGGTTTCCCTCTCTCGTGGTGACGAGCGCGAACGATCCGTTTGGATCGTCGGCGTTCGCCCGGCGCTGTGCGACGGCCTGGGGCAGCCGGTTTGTGGACATCGGCGAGGCCGGGCACATCAACGTCGACAGTCATCTCGGCGAGTGGGACGAGGGTTACGCGCTGTTCCAACATTTTGCACAGGCGGTGTAGACGAGCCGTGGTGAGGCGAGAGGCTGGAGGGGTTGGCATGGATCGAAAGACTCGATGCCGGTGGGTCGGGGACAAGCCGCACATGATCCGCTATCACGACAGGGAATGGGGCCAGCCGGTCCATCGTGACCGGACGCATTTCGAGATGCTGGTGCTCGAAGGCGCGCAGGCGGGGCTGATGTGGGACACCGTGTTGCGGAAGCGGGCCGGTTATCGCAAGGCGTTCGCGGGGTTCGATCCGAACAAGGTGGCGAGGTTCACGGCCAGGACGAAAGCGGCGTTGCTGGAGAATCCCGATATCATCCGCAACCGGCTCAAGATCGACTCGGCGGTCGGCAATGCGCAGGCCTTCCTGGCCATCCAGCAAGAATTCGGCTCGTTCGATGCCTATGTCTGGTCGTTTGTCGGCGGGGAGCCGATCGTCAATCGCTGGAAGCGGATGAGCGAGATTCCTGCCACGAGCCCGGTGAGCGAGACTCTGTCCAAAGACCTCAAGAAGCGTGGGTTCCGGTTTG is drawn from Nitrospira sp. and contains these coding sequences:
- a CDS encoding SulP family inorganic anion transporter, whose translation is MVPLIHGLSFNNLRGDFSGGLVAAVVALPLALAFGVASGAGAMAGLYGAIFVGFFAALFGGTPAQVSGPTGPMTVVMAGLILQFGQEPALAFTAVILGGGLQILLGLTGVGRYITLMPYPVISGFMSGIGAIIIILQAAPLVGHAAHPGGVLATLAMLPSFAADPVVDALVLGVLSLAIVSGTPERVGQIVPPPLLALLAGTALGVLVFPGAPVIGAIPASFPMPGLPSLHLDAVKIVIGQAIVLAVLGSIDSLLTSLVCDNMTRTRHDSNRELIGQGIGNAVAGLFGGLPGAGATMRSVTNIRSGGRTPLSGSLHAVVLLAVLLGMGPLAGRIPLAVLAGILVKVGVDIIDWRLLKHVLQAPRADVMIMAVVCAMTVLADLIMAVAVGLVLASLLFVKRMADLELMNLRVITDSAAESPLSEEEALVLGRHEGRIILIHIDGPMSFGSAKDMVRRLEGVARWSSFRAVVLDLSAVPAIDGTAALAVEDMIHLARAHGQHLVLVGMQPSVTKVLEGLGVLRLVPPDHHHARRIEALHHAARLADSTVSADRAVE
- a CDS encoding lipocalin family protein, with the translated sequence MMQPSVRSTAHSKLWWSLALACAVLGGCAGIESRREVQTVAAVDLSRYAGTWYEIARLPMWFQRHCIDSKAIYTLRSDGTVGVHNECVTDAGERDQIEGVAAVVDARTNAKLNVQFDNWFARLFGSSREGNYWILDLDAEYRTALVGTPDRRYLWILSRTPQLEEPVYRRLVELSRGFGYRTDGLVRDRRP
- a CDS encoding GNAT family N-acetyltransferase; this translates as MVRTDRLLLRPFGMGDAPDVQRLAGSYDVAKGTLVIPHPYPEGEAERWIASLRRDEEAGTLVNFAIVLQAEDRVIGSIGLDIAAAHRHARMSYWLGQPYWNRGYGTEAVQALLAYGFQQLHLHRIYAPHFLNNPASGRVLQKAGMRYEGRLREHYVRFGQSVDVELYGLLEQEFDRR
- the galE gene encoding UDP-glucose 4-epimerase GalE, with amino-acid sequence MILVTGGAGYIGSHTCVELLNAGHAVTVFDNFCNSHPEALARVERITGTSLRLVRGDIRDRAALVAALRESGAQAVIHFAGLKAVGESVEQPLAYYDNNVVGTLRLLEAMGECGVKTLVFSSSATVYGDPQRLPLTEDHPLSATNPYGRSKLMIEEMLRDLHRSDPSWRLGILRYFNPVGAHASGLIGEDPQGIPNNLLPFVAQVAVGRRECLNVWGNDYPTQDGTGVRDYIHVVDLALGHIKALDALARGKGADTLLTVNLGTGTGYSVLDIVKAFETASGRPVPYKIAARRPGDIAACYADPKKAFDILGWRAERGLAAMCADAWRWQSMNPGGYK
- a CDS encoding Crp/Fnr family transcriptional regulator, which translates into the protein MIQTAMNIADHRQCQALSMCFRGKLCDQLMSRPGRPVSKGELVYGLGDAAQSVFFLRQGLVKLTSLNEDGRELILRLHQAGDVFGELCHCTGERREQAVAMEDGEVVELSFDEFVSHLQGNRPAFLLFLSNVAQQLSSAYEQIQTLSFSSTMERLVRTLNRLADEFGEPEGEWTRLTHYFRQDDLAQMIGARREVVSTLLNQLREQGLVTYARKDGLLLHRPAIERYLLSSEKASVSLKDSSF
- a CDS encoding carbon-nitrogen hydrolase family protein, which encodes MMSRTALRIAFLHLAPLPGQIAHNRRLIEAAITAAAQAGATWILTPELAVCGYTFADQIGVEWIEPQPDPWMTHICRLAAHWRLTLFLSHPERDRQTNQLHNSLFVITPDGAITGAHRKINALRVGSEAWSTPGLEAIPVMAPPLERVGLLICADAYSPGIAENLRRQGAGLLVSAAAWAPGLHGPNGEWEHRTKDTGLPLLVCNRTGPDITLDFTKAESVVAKNGRRLLSMSAVRSTIFLIEWDLRLQDLAAPTYERIEL
- a CDS encoding peptide chain release factor 3; this encodes MTTDATLHGELAAATAQRRTFAIISHPDAGKTTLTEKLLLYSGMIRTAGMVRGRKGGKVAASDWMGMEQERGISITASAMQFNYKNAVINLLDTPGHQDFSEDTYRTLTAADSAIMVIDAAKGVETQTRKLFAVCRLRRIPVLTLINKMDLPGRPPLDLMTEVEQALSIHASAINWPIGSGSEFAGIVNRSDNRVQLFSRTAPGGATKVTVDTLMLDELARSGRVSDDVMAQVQHDLELIEIAGNPFSREQFLQGDVTPVFFASALTNFGIESFLDAFVDLAPSPSARLADRDDGTEVLVDPIDTPFSAYVFKLQANMNPKHRDSTAFLRVCSGRFERDMVVKHHRLNREVRLSRPHSMVAQTRSTVEEAYPGDIIGIINPGLFAIGDTISVGGGFNFKPLPQFQPEIFARIRPSDVGKRKSFDKGMEQMAQEGTVQILRSLNDLESLVAAVGRLQFEVLQYRLREEYRVETVLDVLSYSCSAWLEGDANTFKLPSNSMIVKDHRGRIVVLFADQVMKNIARDRNPGHVLKDMG
- a CDS encoding class I SAM-dependent methyltransferase; its protein translation is MSQPEYVFTSAGDQREIERLQAIERECDPASRRRLGTAGLTTGWRCLEVGPGAGSVMRWMADKVGPSGRVCAVDLSTKFLPAQLPAHVEIRQADIRTVPLPAASFDLVHARYVLIHLPDFEVALSAMLAALKPGGWLVLEEPDFSSSRGIAGEAAQLASVRRINQAIQSMYETRGMDAALGLKLLSLLQVRGLHDLAMEFDAPWSPGGSEMARLMAMSAAQLRDKYLATGLVTESDVEDYGRFTEDPRSRAIYYATVAVMGRKRSE
- a CDS encoding alpha/beta hydrolase — its product is METPVLVLPGFGNSGSGHWQTLWEARHPAWRRVELGRWDAPVCGEWVRVLDEAVRDCAAPPLLVAHSLACLLVAHWATQSTAEVRGAFLVAIPEPGNPSFPPTAVGFTPVPMQQLRFPSLVVTSANDPFGSSAFARRCATAWGSRFVDIGEAGHINVDSHLGEWDEGYALFQHFAQAV
- a CDS encoding DNA-3-methyladenine glycosylase I translates to MDRKTRCRWVGDKPHMIRYHDREWGQPVHRDRTHFEMLVLEGAQAGLMWDTVLRKRAGYRKAFAGFDPNKVARFTARTKAALLENPDIIRNRLKIDSAVGNAQAFLAIQQEFGSFDAYVWSFVGGEPIVNRWKRMSEIPATSPVSETLSKDLKKRGFRFVGSTIIYAYLQACGLVNDHTTDCFVTQPPARGR